In Synergistetes bacterium HGW-Synergistetes-1, the genomic window AAAATAAATTTTATATGAATTTTATTTAGTACTTATGTGGCTGAAATTCGGGTGTTTCTGACCAAGACTTGGCGTTATAACTGATATTTCAATTTCCACCGGTATGGAATGATCATAGTATTTCGTGAAATCGGCCAGGGTCCTGGACTCAAGATATCTTAAAAAGGCCCTTGTCAGTTCGTCCATCATTGCACCGATAAAGCAAACTTTGTTTTTGCAGCCGTCAAGTCCGCAGCCCTTAGAGTCAAAGGGCCCGCCAAGAAGCTCAAAGATGTTGCGAAGGGGGGTCTCTTCCGGCACACAATTTAGCTTGTAACCGCCGCCCGGACCGCGCACAGACTTGACCATTCCTCCCTTATTGAGACGTTGGAGGACTTTTGAAAGATGCGGCTCAGTGGAGCCTATTGCTGCTGCTATCTGCTGTGTGGAAAGACATCTGTCCGGGTTTTTCGCAAGCTCTCCAAGAGCATGCAGACCCAGGATCAGGGGATCCGGCAAGCTGACGATAGGATTCAGTTCGTTCTCCTCCTCGCAATAACGGAATACCGGATATTCTATTCCATTTCTCTGGGATGGTCAACATTAAACGGGATAAAGTGATGGATTCTTTTCACACTAATAATATATCAGCAGGAGATACGGAAGGGAGAAAATAGGCCAAACATACCACTTGTGGGATTATAATTTACCCTTATTATTGAACGACCATTAATTTTTGGAGGATCGGTTTTGGAAAATCGCTTAAAAATCATCACATCTGATCTTAAAATATGGCTGGCTGCAGCAGCGTTTCTCTCGATCCTTACATCAAACCCGGCATGGGGATTGCTCCTTGGATCAGCCGCAGCTCTTTCGGCAGGAAACCCTGCCGCCGAAAGTACCGGAAAAGTGTCAAAAAAACTCCTCCAGATCGCTGTCATCCTTCTGGGGTTCGGGATGCACCTAAACACGGTCATAAGGGTCGGCCTGACTTCTGTATGGATCACTATGATATCTATATCATTGACCCTTATAATTGGCATGACCCTTGGCAGGATGTTCGGCGTAAAGAGAGACCTTTCCCTTCTTCTGAGCACCGGTACGGCTGTATGCGGAGGAAGCGCCATAGCCGCAATGTCGCCATCCATCGGGGCATCGCAGTCGGATACCGGTGTAGCGATGGCGGTAGTCTTTCTGCTCAACGGAGCCGGACTGCTGATATTCCCCGCAATAGGCCGTTTCTTTGAACTTTCACAGCAGCAGTTCGGCTTCTGGGCGGCCCTTGCAATACATGACACAAGCAGCGTGGTCGGGGCGGCAGCTATCTACGGAGCAGAGGCTCTGGCGATAGGAACCACAGTCAAACTCACGCGCGCACTATGGATACTGCCTCTGGCTATTGGGGGAGCAAAGCTGAACAGGTCTGAGAGCAAGGCGCCATTCCAGTGGTTTTTGATAGGATTTTTAGCTGCTGCCGCGGCAAGGTCACTTTTTCCCGCACTTGAAGCGGTCTGGAATCTGGGATCCCTTGCGGGAAAACATCTTATGACTGGCACGCTCTTTCTTATAGGAGCGGGCCTGAGCAGGGATAAATTGAAAAAGATAGGCTTTAAGCCTCTGTTTATGGCTGTTACCCTCTGGCTTATTATTTCCATCCTCTCTCTTACAGCCGTAATAAAAGGATTTATGCCGAACATCAACATTTAGGGGGAAATGACCGTGTCAGAAATAATATTAACGATGTTTGACGAACAGAATCCCTGCTGGACAGCCGAACTCCTCAAACTTGCGGGAGAGGATGCCTCGGGGCTTGATGAGCTTGTCAGCTCAGGGTCACTCGAACTCTCTGACGGGATATACAGCCTGACTGAGAGAGGAAAGACTGACTTTGAAAGAACGAGGGACGAACTTTTTCTGGAAGGCATGCCCGGGACAAAACCGTCTGATCCTATCAGAAGCGTGAAGAGGACAAAGCTCCGGTTGCTTCTGGACAACGCGCACCTTCAGAGGTGGGGGATCAAAGTCTATCATCCAGGGCGGGATCTCATTTTTTATCCTGACCTGAAGGAAGAAGAACTCCTTTCCTTCAAAAACGGGGCACCGGAATGGAGCTACACAGACTCCTTTCTCTACAGGAAGATAAATGAGGAGTTCAAGCCTGCCCTTATAGAGGGAAGAAAAACGGACCTCGTGACCCCGGAAAGGCTGCGCTCATGGTGTGCAGATAACTCAATGGAGCCCGGCAGACTGAATATCGACCTGCTTTACCTCTGCCACTATGATTTCATGCAGTACAGGGATTTTGGAGGCCACCCCAACGACCGGATGAAAGTGATCAACACGGACAGGTTCCTCTTTATATTCCCTGAACACGAGACAGAAAAAAACCTTGCGGCTGTCGCAAAATTCCATCTTTGGCTGAACACACTGAGAAGGATGATGATCCCCGGCTACGTGGACAGGGATACCCAGGAGCAGGACAGCGTCAGCTGGCTCATCTTCACAACAGAGAGGGAAGATGAGGCGGCAGCTATGGCGGAAGAGCTCGGTAAATTCGGAGAAAAACTTGTTGAGAACGCAAATCCCTGTGAGATATGGGCGGTTTCAATGGAAGCGCTTGAAAATGTAAAAGAGAAGAGGGAACTTATCTGGGAACTGCTTCCTGATATTGCGCACCCTGCTCAGAGAACGATCATTTAAATCGGAGGGAACTTATATTTTATGTTCTGGGACAGTGCGCTTGAATCAATAATGCTGATCTGCTTCGCGGCAGCATGGCCGGCTTCTATACATAAATCATGGACGAGCAAAACAAGAAAAGGCAAAAGTCTTTTCTTTCTCGCAATAATATTCGTCGGATATGCCGCAGGGATCACAAGGATACTGCTCAGGGCCGACGGGAGCTTCCTTATCTTGCCATATACCTTCAACGAACTGCTTGTAAGCTGCGACCTTATGATCTATTACAGGAACTACAGGATAGACGAGGGAAAGCCGCCTTTGATCCCTCAGGGCACAAAAGATTTTGCAAAAGATTACTTCAGGAACCGCCGATGTAGAAACAGGATGTAAAAATTTAAGGGGCTGCGTGATATCTTACGCAGCCCCGTTTTTTTATCCAATTATCTCTTTCTTGGCATGGAAAGGGAGCTTGGCGTAACTGCCATGCCGCCAAGTGACGTGCAGCGAAGTTCGAGCGGGAGCATCCTTCCCGAAGAGTAGACCGCGTCCACGGTGTCATCGATACCTACTGCGTTGTAATATCCTCCGAGTATCATATCCGCGCAGATGAATGCCTGGGATGCAAATGAACCGTTCCTTGTGTGGCATGGGATCTCAACTATCGCCTGCACAAGGTCGCAGACCAGCCCCATCGCGTTCTGGAACATGATGGCCCCGGCATCGGCAGCCTGACGCGCCGAACCTCCCGCTGCCTCGACCACAGCTCCCGCTCCCATGGCTCCTGCCGCTCCTATCTCGACCTGACATCCGCATACTTCGGCGGCAAATGTGCCTCTCGTCGCAAGTACCCAGCCGATCGCACCTGCAGCCCACATGGAACGGACGACTTCCTCACGTGTTTTTTTCATGTCTTCCAGCATCGTCACCATTACCCCGGGGATGACCCCTGCAGAGCCGCCCGTCGGAGCAGCGCATACTATTCCCTGTCCGCTGTTGACCTGCATCGCGGCCATCGCGCGCGCCGCCGCTCTGGTATGTATCCCGCCAAGTGCAAGGCGTCCTTCCTTTTCTGCATCCATTATCTTCTTTGCAGAAGGATCAAGGAGGAACATCTGCGGGCTGTTCTCTGAAAGACCCAGAGTGACTGAATCAATCATCACCTGAAGCCGCCTGTCCATTTCAGCATCAAGAGTCTCTTTGGGCATGCACAGAAGGGCGGATTCAAACTCAAGCGCGGCTTCACCGAGAGAAAGCCCCTTCTCTTCGGCATATTTCACCATCTCCTCGCCGGAGGTGAATATCCTTTCTCCCCTTATAGGGAAAAAAACAGGTATCGCGCAGAAACAGCTGAAAAGCTGCTTTTCGGACTTTAGTTTTTCAATGATAAGTGAATCAACGGGAGCGGGCGTTGACAAAAGCAGCATTGACCTGCCGTTTTTTTCGCTTGCAGATACTTTACCGGACTTTTGGAGCATCTCCATGACGTCCGCAGACCTTTCCGCAGGAACTTCGACAGAGAACCAGTAAGCATCGCCGGTCATTTCAACTTCCCATCCGTTGAGACGGCGAAAGAGAAGGGCCCCGCCGCCGGTGGAATCGGCAACTGCAGAAAAGGTCGATCCGTCCTTAAGCTTCGCCTCGATCTTTATGCTGTTTGGATGGCATGACTCAGGGAAGCTTTTAACAATAAACTTAATATCCACCCCGAAGGAT contains:
- a CDS encoding putative sulfate exporter family transporter — translated: MENRLKIITSDLKIWLAAAAFLSILTSNPAWGLLLGSAAALSAGNPAAESTGKVSKKLLQIAVILLGFGMHLNTVIRVGLTSVWITMISISLTLIIGMTLGRMFGVKRDLSLLLSTGTAVCGGSAIAAMSPSIGASQSDTGVAMAVVFLLNGAGLLIFPAIGRFFELSQQQFGFWAALAIHDTSSVVGAAAIYGAEALAIGTTVKLTRALWILPLAIGGAKLNRSESKAPFQWFLIGFLAAAAARSLFPALEAVWNLGSLAGKHLMTGTLFLIGAGLSRDKLKKIGFKPLFMAVTLWLIISILSLTAVIKGFMPNINI
- a CDS encoding Rrf2 family transcriptional regulator → MEYPVFRYCEEENELNPIVSLPDPLILGLHALGELAKNPDRCLSTQQIAAAIGSTEPHLSKVLQRLNKGGMVKSVRGPGGGYKLNCVPEETPLRNIFELLGGPFDSKGCGLDGCKNKVCFIGAMMDELTRAFLRYLESRTLADFTKYYDHSIPVEIEISVITPSLGQKHPNFSHISTK
- a CDS encoding serine dehydratase yields the protein MTTASILNNVIGPVMPGSSSSHTAGPYHIAKMCRSMIGELPCEISFTFEPASSIAEVYHEQGSDLALIMGTLDLPLTDPRFKKAFDLFPSFGVDIKFIVKSFPESCHPNSIKIEAKLKDGSTFSAVADSTGGGALLFRRLNGWEVEMTGDAYWFSVEVPAERSADVMEMLQKSGKVSASEKNGRSMLLLSTPAPVDSLIIEKLKSEKQLFSCFCAIPVFFPIRGERIFTSGEEMVKYAEEKGLSLGEAALEFESALLCMPKETLDAEMDRRLQVMIDSVTLGLSENSPQMFLLDPSAKKIMDAEKEGRLALGGIHTRAAARAMAAMQVNSGQGIVCAAPTGGSAGVIPGVMVTMLEDMKKTREEVVRSMWAAGAIGWVLATRGTFAAEVCGCQVEIGAAGAMGAGAVVEAAGGSARQAADAGAIMFQNAMGLVCDLVQAIVEIPCHTRNGSFASQAFICADMILGGYYNAVGIDDTVDAVYSSGRMLPLELRCTSLGGMAVTPSSLSMPRKR